Proteins from a single region of Gemmatimonadaceae bacterium:
- a CDS encoding S9 family peptidase — translation MRRSVGSTLLVLCAAAPLVAQSTTRQAAFTASDALDVTTWTVADLSADGRWIAATSTTRRASLGVDYRRDGDPSYIRPASLRLQVIDSRTGDSTAVLPGPANVRAVTWSPNGQRLGLLLLQGERFVPHTWDRATRRLTRHVVPAGSYVAENSDLQWTADGSRILVAVRPESWLTRVSTEFDRMTRGPIFVQDSRDPFLAWDALRRLGNIRSVVSIELASGRVSTLVPEGMISQYRLSADDSIVTYADDITARTDYDVIFGSEQKLLARRVSSGEVVTVHPTLKGMTLTWADDGRRYAMTREGRVSVARIGVSGLRQIAGPDSGSRAAEADTSATARAARANQRFAASRWSPAGDALLLTNPQGFWIADTTGRRTLVLPTDTLPSSPRYVPAAWSTDGRYVYFTYASRTRWERGLVRLDRTSGAVQPLVQDAKLYQGFRLARAGDVMVFSSGDGNRPTDLHVADGAMQNVRRLTNANPWLSQRTLARTELLTYRDVDGRTRYGVAYLPPSGTGPRPTLFNVYEDFFDDTFDATVNVLVSAGYVVVKPSVAFETGFPGEAWLKGVTSAANALIDRGIADSAKLGVFGTSYGGYATNLLITQTNRFKAAANTSGKVDLISFYTDSPRLGVRNIHAAEKSQDRIGATLWQQPQKYVAHSAIMFADRITTPLLLLTGEQDSNVPAGNSREMYYALRRLGKEVTWVNYMNSGHGIPGTNVAEFTDYHDRLLSFFGQHLNGRPAQATQP, via the coding sequence ATGCGCCGATCCGTCGGGTCCACCCTTCTCGTCCTCTGCGCGGCCGCGCCACTCGTCGCGCAGAGCACGACTCGTCAGGCAGCCTTCACCGCCAGCGACGCGCTGGATGTCACCACGTGGACCGTCGCCGACCTCTCTGCTGACGGCCGATGGATCGCCGCGACGTCCACCACGCGCCGCGCCTCCCTTGGCGTCGACTACCGACGCGACGGCGACCCGTCGTACATCCGACCGGCGAGCCTCCGACTGCAGGTCATCGATTCCCGCACGGGCGATTCGACTGCGGTCCTTCCCGGTCCAGCCAACGTCCGCGCCGTCACCTGGTCTCCCAACGGTCAGCGTCTTGGCCTTCTGTTGCTTCAGGGTGAGCGCTTCGTGCCGCACACGTGGGATCGCGCGACACGCCGGCTCACGCGGCACGTCGTGCCGGCCGGGAGCTATGTCGCCGAGAACTCGGATCTGCAGTGGACCGCTGATGGGTCGCGCATCCTGGTCGCCGTGCGTCCCGAATCCTGGCTCACGCGCGTCTCCACCGAGTTTGATCGCATGACCCGTGGGCCCATCTTCGTCCAGGACTCCCGCGATCCGTTCCTCGCGTGGGACGCTCTGCGGCGGCTGGGAAACATCAGGTCGGTGGTGTCCATCGAACTCGCCAGCGGCCGGGTTTCCACACTCGTGCCCGAAGGCATGATCTCGCAGTACCGGCTCAGCGCCGATGACTCGATCGTGACGTATGCCGACGACATCACCGCCAGGACCGACTACGACGTGATCTTTGGCAGCGAGCAGAAGCTGCTGGCGCGACGGGTTTCGAGCGGGGAAGTCGTCACGGTGCATCCGACGCTCAAGGGGATGACGCTGACGTGGGCGGACGACGGTCGCCGCTACGCCATGACGCGCGAGGGCCGGGTGTCGGTGGCGCGTATTGGGGTGAGCGGCCTCCGACAGATCGCGGGACCGGACAGCGGAAGTCGAGCTGCGGAGGCCGACACCTCGGCGACGGCGCGCGCCGCGCGGGCCAACCAGCGCTTTGCCGCGTCGCGATGGTCGCCGGCCGGCGACGCGCTGCTGCTCACCAACCCGCAGGGCTTCTGGATCGCGGACACCACGGGTCGCCGCACGCTGGTGCTGCCCACGGACACGTTGCCTTCGTCTCCCCGCTACGTCCCCGCCGCCTGGAGCACCGACGGACGGTACGTGTACTTCACCTATGCCTCACGCACGCGATGGGAGCGAGGACTTGTGCGCCTCGACCGCACGTCAGGCGCGGTGCAACCGTTGGTGCAGGACGCAAAGCTCTACCAGGGGTTCCGTCTTGCCCGCGCCGGCGACGTGATGGTGTTCTCGTCAGGCGACGGCAACCGCCCGACGGATCTGCACGTGGCCGACGGCGCCATGCAGAACGTGCGCCGCCTGACGAATGCGAACCCCTGGTTGTCCCAGCGAACGCTCGCACGCACGGAGCTGCTGACCTATCGCGACGTCGACGGGCGCACGCGCTACGGCGTGGCGTACCTGCCTCCCTCGGGCACCGGACCTCGCCCCACGCTGTTCAACGTCTACGAGGACTTCTTTGACGACACGTTCGACGCGACGGTGAACGTCCTCGTGTCGGCGGGCTACGTGGTCGTGAAGCCCTCGGTGGCGTTCGAGACCGGCTTTCCGGGAGAAGCGTGGCTCAAGGGCGTGACCTCGGCGGCGAATGCGCTGATCGACCGCGGGATCGCCGACTCGGCGAAGCTCGGCGTGTTTGGCACGAGCTACGGCGGCTACGCGACCAACCTGCTCATCACGCAGACGAACCGCTTCAAGGCCGCGGCGAACACGTCCGGCAAGGTGGACCTCATCTCGTTCTACACCGACAGCCCTCGGCTCGGCGTGCGCAACATCCACGCGGCCGAAAAGAGCCAGGATCGCATCGGAGCCACGCTGTGGCAGCAACCGCAGAAGTACGTCGCGCACTCAGCGATCATGTTTGCCGATCGGATCACGACACCCCTCCTGCTCCTCACCGGCGAGCAGGATTCGAACGTGCCGGCCGGGAACTCGCGCGAGATGTATTACGCCCTGCGTCGCCTGGGAAAGGAGGTGACGTGGGTCAACTACATGAACTCCGGGCACGGCATCCCCGGCACCAACGTCGCGGAGTTCACGGACTACCACGATCGCCTGCTGTCCTTCTTTGGCCAGCACCTCAACGGGCGGCCGGCGCAGGCGACGCAACCGTAG
- a CDS encoding SusC/RagA family TonB-linked outer membrane protein translates to MRKFLVFTLATLAMVVGSQPAAAQQREISGTVTVAGTGQPLSDAIVGVVGSAGGARTNEQGQYRLRAPSGDVTIQVRAIGYKRAQLRVDANANTQNFSLEKDVLQLEGVTITGAATTIDRKNAATAISAVTAENIARVPAVSIENALQGKTVGVQFSMNNGAPGGGAQVQVRGASSLLGNIQPLFVVDGVIISNSVRATRQSVLTGQLNSGEENGTNRLADINPNDIESVEILKSAAASAIYGSQATNGVVVITTKRGSGGAPRFNLTQRVGTFTLMNNPGSRHWKNAQQVLDFYGGNADAVPVINANCTPNCPYYDMVDQLFGRSDPSYETVATLTGGFGSNSRYFVSANNKDEQGTAVNTYAKRQGIRANVDHSIGSKINLSVGTNILRSKGARGISNNDNTFSSPLYAFGYTPAITDWSRRQANGMIVDNPFPGGSIRTSSNPFQTYDLMKNDEDIWRMIFSGRGTYAAYASDKNNVNVTAIGGVDRYSNESYVYGPPTLQQLRLGTPQAGNFPGGVIQGNGTNRFMNGTLSAVWNNTSFSWMNATTQVGLQYEERALNDYNLIARGLGPQQVNANAQAQNLTAEQSRQLVRNQAYLAQEELLLFGEKLYLSAAVRAERSSVNGDPEKYFYFPRASASYRFVNPIQGVGEFKVRASYGKAGNQPQYGERFLVLASGGQIGGATSVVQSTVVNNPDAKPEVNNEVEVGFDASMWRDRLRVEATYFNRRITDLLVRPVPAPSTGVTSSIINGGEMQSKGYEIGLTAIPVQTDNLTWTSRSTWYQNRQDVTEFPPGVTPFGAPSGGGFGGAYGRLLFTQGYPVSMIFGNKKINGQTVGNSPLGDGNARYTMNFANDVQWNRLTLTTVADYKHGGYMSSLTLNLYDEGGNTWDYDDPSPDPAIGATKGEWRYNAWGGGSDATYYVQKASFAKLREVALSYDMPQGWFSKIPGARSGRLTFSGRNLFMITPFNGFDPEVNNGGSVVARVVDLAPFPPTRSFFLSVDLGW, encoded by the coding sequence GTGCGAAAGTTCCTTGTGTTCACCCTCGCGACGTTGGCGATGGTGGTCGGCAGCCAGCCGGCCGCTGCCCAACAGCGCGAAATCAGCGGCACGGTCACGGTTGCAGGGACCGGACAGCCGTTGAGCGACGCCATTGTCGGAGTGGTCGGGAGCGCCGGCGGCGCCCGGACCAACGAGCAAGGGCAGTACCGCCTGCGCGCGCCGAGCGGCGATGTCACCATCCAGGTGCGTGCGATCGGCTACAAGCGCGCGCAGCTGCGCGTGGATGCGAACGCCAACACGCAGAACTTCTCGCTCGAGAAGGACGTCCTGCAGCTCGAGGGCGTGACGATCACCGGTGCCGCCACGACGATCGACCGCAAGAACGCGGCGACGGCGATCTCGGCCGTGACGGCGGAGAACATCGCGCGCGTCCCGGCGGTCTCCATCGAAAACGCGCTGCAGGGCAAGACGGTCGGCGTCCAGTTCTCGATGAACAACGGCGCGCCCGGCGGCGGTGCTCAGGTCCAGGTCCGAGGCGCCTCGTCGCTGCTCGGCAACATTCAGCCCCTTTTCGTCGTTGACGGCGTCATCATCTCGAACTCCGTGCGCGCGACCCGGCAGTCGGTGCTCACCGGCCAGCTCAACTCCGGCGAAGAGAACGGCACCAACCGCCTGGCCGACATCAACCCGAACGACATCGAGAGCGTCGAGATCCTGAAGTCCGCGGCCGCATCGGCTATCTACGGATCGCAGGCGACCAACGGCGTGGTCGTGATCACGACCAAGCGCGGTTCCGGCGGCGCCCCGCGTTTCAACCTGACGCAGCGGGTCGGCACGTTCACCCTGATGAACAACCCCGGTTCGCGCCACTGGAAGAACGCGCAGCAGGTGCTCGACTTCTACGGCGGCAATGCCGACGCGGTGCCGGTCATCAACGCGAACTGCACGCCCAACTGCCCGTACTACGACATGGTCGACCAGCTCTTCGGTCGCAGCGACCCGTCGTATGAGACCGTGGCGACGTTGACTGGCGGCTTTGGCTCGAACTCGCGCTACTTCGTCTCGGCCAACAACAAGGACGAGCAGGGCACGGCGGTCAACACGTACGCCAAGCGCCAGGGCATCCGGGCCAACGTCGACCACTCGATCGGTTCCAAGATCAATTTGTCGGTCGGCACCAACATCCTGCGCTCCAAGGGCGCCCGCGGCATTTCGAACAACGACAACACATTCTCGTCGCCGCTCTACGCCTTTGGCTACACGCCGGCCATCACCGACTGGAGCCGTCGTCAGGCGAACGGGATGATCGTCGACAATCCGTTCCCGGGCGGTTCGATCCGCACCAGCTCGAATCCGTTCCAGACGTACGACCTCATGAAGAACGATGAGGACATCTGGCGCATGATTTTCTCCGGGCGTGGCACGTACGCGGCCTATGCGTCGGACAAGAACAACGTGAACGTGACGGCGATCGGTGGGGTGGATCGCTACAGCAACGAGTCGTATGTATACGGCCCGCCCACCCTGCAGCAGCTGCGTCTTGGCACGCCGCAGGCCGGCAACTTCCCGGGCGGTGTGATTCAGGGCAACGGCACCAACCGCTTCATGAACGGGACGCTGTCCGCGGTGTGGAACAACACCTCGTTCTCGTGGATGAACGCGACCACGCAGGTCGGTCTCCAGTACGAAGAGCGCGCCCTGAACGACTACAACCTGATCGCGCGCGGTCTCGGACCGCAGCAGGTGAACGCCAACGCACAGGCCCAGAACCTCACGGCGGAGCAGAGTCGCCAGCTCGTGCGCAACCAGGCGTACCTCGCACAGGAGGAGTTGCTCCTCTTTGGCGAGAAGCTCTACCTCTCGGCCGCGGTTCGCGCCGAGCGATCGTCGGTGAACGGCGACCCGGAGAAGTACTTCTACTTCCCGCGTGCGTCAGCGTCGTACCGGTTCGTCAATCCGATCCAGGGCGTCGGCGAGTTCAAGGTCCGCGCCTCGTACGGGAAGGCCGGCAACCAGCCGCAGTACGGCGAGCGCTTCCTCGTGCTCGCGAGCGGTGGCCAGATCGGCGGCGCCACGTCGGTGGTGCAGTCGACGGTCGTGAACAACCCGGACGCCAAGCCCGAAGTGAACAACGAGGTCGAAGTCGGTTTCGACGCGTCGATGTGGCGTGATCGCCTGCGGGTGGAGGCGACGTACTTCAACCGCCGCATCACCGACCTGTTGGTGCGCCCGGTGCCAGCGCCATCGACCGGTGTGACGTCGAGCATCATCAACGGCGGCGAGATGCAGTCGAAGGGCTACGAAATCGGTCTCACCGCCATCCCGGTCCAGACCGACAACCTCACGTGGACCTCGCGCTCCACGTGGTACCAGAACCGTCAGGACGTGACCGAGTTTCCTCCGGGCGTGACGCCGTTCGGCGCGCCGTCGGGTGGTGGCTTTGGTGGCGCCTACGGCCGCCTGTTGTTCACCCAGGGCTACCCGGTCTCGATGATCTTCGGCAACAAGAAGATCAACGGCCAGACGGTGGGCAACTCACCGCTGGGCGATGGCAATGCCCGGTACACGATGAATTTCGCCAACGATGTGCAGTGGAACCGCCTGACCCTGACCACGGTGGCGGACTACAAGCACGGCGGCTACATGTCGAGCCTCACGCTCAACCTGTACGACGAGGGCGGCAACACGTGGGACTACGACGATCCCTCACCCGACCCGGCGATCGGCGCCACCAAGGGTGAGTGGCGCTACAACGCGTGGGGCGGTGGCTCGGACGCGACCTACTACGTCCAGAAGGCCTCGTTTGCCAAGCTGCGCGAAGTGGCACTGTCGTACGACATGCCGCAGGGCTGGTTCAGCAAGATCCCCGGCGCCCGTTCCGGTCGCCTGACGTTCTCGGGTCGCAACCTCTTCATGATCACGCCGTTCAACGGCTTCGATCCCGAAGTGAACAACGGTGGCTCCGTGGTCGCGCGCGTCGTCGACCTTGCGCCGTTCCCGCCGACCCGCTCGTTCTTCCTCTCCGTCGACCTCGGGTGGTGA